In Phocoena phocoena chromosome 12, mPhoPho1.1, whole genome shotgun sequence, the following proteins share a genomic window:
- the SF3B5 gene encoding splicing factor 3B subunit 5: MTDRYTIHSQLEHLQSKYIGTGHADTTKWEWLVNQHRDSYCSYMGHFDLLNYFAIAENESKARVRFNLMEKMLQPCGPPADKPEEN; this comes from the coding sequence ATGACGGACCGCTACACCATCCACAGCCAGCTAGAGCATCTGCAGTCCAAGTACATCGGCACCGGCCACGCCGACACCACCAAGTGGGAGTGGCTGGTGAACCAGCACCGCGACTCCTACTGCTCCTACATGGGCCACTTCGACCTTCTCAACTACTTCGCCATTGCCGAGAATGAGAGCAAAGCGCGAGTCCGCTTCAACTTGATGGAGAAGATGCTGCAGCCTTGCGGCCCGCCAGCCGACAAGCCGGAGGAGAACTGA